TCGCGCCGGAGCGCCGGATGGCGGTTCCCCTTCCCACCGTCCACCCGCAGGGTCGAGACGCGCTCTCCCCGTTCGACCAGGATCTCCAGCTTCTCCCGGGCCGCCGCGGACTCGCGGATCGCCGCGCGCGCCGCCTCCCCCGACCACGCGCGTCCACCGATCGCCTTCACGGTGACCCCCGGCACGAGGCCGGCCCGCGCCGCGGGCGTTCCGGGAATCACGTCCGACACCTTCCCGTCGCTCCCCGCCATGAAGCCGAGCGAGTAGAGAAGGTTCACGCGCCTCCGGGCCTGCTCCTGGGAGCGATCGAGAGCCGAGGGCTCGTCCGTGTACACGAGCTTCCATCCGTTCCCCTCGATCCCGCCGAGCGGAGCGCGTGCGGAGGTGCGGGTCGCTCGAGCCACGAAGAACGCCCGCCAGTCGTAGGGGGCGACGGCCCCGAGGTCCGCGATCACGTCGTCGAGCGTGTACGTTCGGACGGCGGGCCCGCCGTCCGTGCCGCCGTAGAAGCGCCTGCAGAAGTCGTCGAAGGAGCGCTTCCCTTGCGTGGCGTTCCGGATGATCGCGTCGGCCTCGAGCCAGAGGAGGATCGACTCGTTGTAGACGTCGCGGAACGCCCTTCGCCACAGCGAATACTCCTCCCCCGCCCCGTAGAAGATGGGCGTGCTGGCCGTGACGTCCTCGAGGGAGCGCCAGCTTCGTCCGACTCCGTGATCGACGTACGCGGCCGTGGACGCGATGTCCTCGAGCGACTCGTCGAGGGTCAGGATGCCGCTTCTCGTGGCGAGCACCCACGCGAAGTACTCGGTCATCCCCTCGTACACCCAGAGGAGGCTCGTCTCCATCGGCTCGAGGTACGGCCGCGACGCGAGGCCCGCGGGGCGGCGGTACTTGCCGCACCAGGAGTGCGCCAGCTCATGGGAGAGGAGGGTCGCGACGCGGAGCTTGAGATTCCGGTCCAGGAGCGACCGCGCGGGCATGCGATTGGCGCTCGATTCGTGATGCTCGAGGCCGCCGTACGTCATGAAGTCGCTGAGCGCGACGAGGAAGTGGTACTCGCGGTAGTGCCGCGCCCCGAAGAGCGCCCGTGCCTCCCGGACCAGAGTCTCCCACCTCGCGATCAGCTCGGGAGGGGCCTCCAGATGCTCGGGAGCGTCCGCGGCGAGATGGATGAAGTGCGGAACGTCCATCTCCGGCGCGAGCCGGATCGAGCGCAGATGGCGTCCCATGAGGACGGGAGCGTCGACCAGCTCGGTGAAGGGCACCGGGCGGAACGTGACACCCCTCTTCGACGAGCGTGCCGCGTCGAGCACCGTCCCATGGGTCCAGCCTTCCGGGAGCTCGAGCGTGGCCTGGACCGGGAGCGCGTCGAGGTTCTCCCGTGCCGGGTAGAAAAGAACGCGGTTCCACTCGAGGATCGCGAGAGACGGCGTCGACATCACGAGCCGCCGCCCTCCCTGGAACGGAAGGATGACGTC
The window above is part of the Candidatus Eisenbacteria bacterium genome. Proteins encoded here:
- a CDS encoding M61 family peptidase, whose amino-acid sequence is MFLSLRSFVRSVSLLPSPASVLVALVILLVTGRIADAATSAPPALRLRVDATDVSRHLLHARLSIPATAGPLTLLYPKWIPGEHSPSGPLIDVAGLHITSGGRDVAWKRDAKELYAFHLEVPKGSREIEVAFDVILPFQGGRRLVMSTPSLAILEWNRVLFYPARENLDALPVQATLELPEGWTHGTVLDAARSSKRGVTFRPVPFTELVDAPVLMGRHLRSIRLAPEMDVPHFIHLAADAPEHLEAPPELIARWETLVREARALFGARHYREYHFLVALSDFMTYGGLEHHESSANRMPARSLLDRNLKLRVATLLSHELAHSWCGKYRRPAGLASRPYLEPMETSLLWVYEGMTEYFAWVLATRSGILTLDESLEDIASTAAYVDHGVGRSWRSLEDVTASTPIFYGAGEEYSLWRRAFRDVYNESILLWLEADAIIRNATQGKRSFDDFCRRFYGGTDGGPAVRTYTLDDVIADLGAVAPYDWRAFFVARATRTSARAPLGGIEGNGWKLVYTDEPSALDRSQEQARRRVNLLYSLGFMAGSDGKVSDVIPGTPAARAGLVPGVTVKAIGGRAWSGEAARAAIRESAAAREKLEILVERGERVSTLRVDGGKGNRHPALRRDPGKPDYLTRLLAPRGREPVLGATSE